From the genome of Pirellulales bacterium, one region includes:
- a CDS encoding glycosyltransferase, whose translation MVHYSIIVPERDRGEELRRQLPQLVDMLDRLRLPYEIICVDDGSAPWTQKVLEQLLAEQPAMRLLVLDNAAGASVALSIGVAEARGDIVIAIEAGQRYAVEGIPHLIARLSRLDLVYVRRRLSGWRKFWHRVGRIPRAILLGLDVRHPECLLWAARREAVAGIHLSPGMRRYLPWLAARRGFRVGDMYVDESLAGDFATAESADATGKQSMPVPALPDGRRNPMDLLTAWWLCRRWRSDVFHEVMPEGSGLAMPVERTDRQTYRAKSA comes from the coding sequence TCATCGTTCCCGAGCGCGATCGGGGCGAGGAACTGCGCCGGCAGTTGCCGCAGTTGGTCGACATGCTGGATCGGCTCAGGCTGCCCTACGAAATTATTTGCGTCGACGATGGCTCGGCGCCGTGGACGCAAAAAGTTTTGGAACAACTGCTGGCCGAACAGCCGGCGATGCGACTTTTGGTCTTGGACAATGCGGCAGGAGCGAGCGTGGCGCTCTCGATCGGCGTGGCGGAGGCTCGCGGCGACATCGTGATCGCGATCGAGGCCGGCCAGCGCTACGCCGTCGAAGGAATTCCGCACTTGATCGCCCGGTTGTCGCGACTGGATTTGGTCTACGTGCGGCGTCGACTCAGCGGCTGGCGGAAGTTTTGGCATCGTGTCGGCCGTATCCCGCGAGCGATACTCTTGGGATTGGATGTTCGCCATCCGGAATGCCTGCTATGGGCGGCTCGGCGTGAAGCCGTGGCGGGGATTCATCTCTCGCCGGGCATGCGAAGGTATTTGCCATGGCTGGCGGCGCGGCGAGGCTTTCGCGTCGGCGACATGTACGTCGACGAATCGCTGGCCGGTGATTTCGCCACTGCCGAAAGCGCCGATGCCACCGGCAAGCAAAGTATGCCGGTGCCGGCGTTGCCGGATGGCCGCCGCAATCCGATGGATCTCTTGACGGCGTGGTGGCTCTGTCGCCGCTGGCGGAGCGATGTGTTCCACGAAGTGATGCCCGAGGGCAGCGGCCTTGCAATGCCTGTCGAACGAACGGATCGGCAAACTTACCGAGCGAAGAGTGCATGA